A region from the Lepidochelys kempii isolate rLepKem1 chromosome 16, rLepKem1.hap2, whole genome shotgun sequence genome encodes:
- the LOC140899192 gene encoding ficolin-2-like, which produces MGRTALKTLLSLLCLAATVCQAQDTCPEVSLVGHKSTDKLYILQGFPGIPGATGPRGYPGNVGMKGERGPPGIPGKEGKTGPKGERGPAGPPGAKGDKGAPGATGVPGTPVEKDLEERQCKKGAKNCKELLARGIRMSGWYTIYPSDCKAMTVLCDMHTDGGGWIVFQRRVDGSVDFFRDWNTYKRGFGSQLSEFWLGNENIHLLSFLVPNELRIDLRDFDNNYEFATFSSFKIAREAETYTLIVGPFVNGTAGDSLTTQNGMMFSTYDRDNDWSPANCAEAFKGAWWYRDCHTSNLNGLYLRGAHESYANGVNWKSSKWYNYSYNMAEMKIRPV; this is translated from the exons ATGGGGAGAACTGCTCTGAAAACTCTCCTCTCTTTACTCTGTCTAGCAGCAACGGTTTGTCAGGCTCAGGACACCTGCCCAG AGGTGAGCTTAGTGGGTCACAAGAGTACCGATAAACTCTATATTCTCCAAGGCTTCCCTGGAATTCCAGGTGCCACAGGGCCCAGAGGATACCCAGGAAATGTAGGAATGAAAG GAGAACGGGGACCTCCGGGGATCCCCggaaaggaggggaaaactgGCCCAAAAG GAGAAAGAGGTCCTGCTGGCCCCCCTGGAGCGAAAG GAGATAAAGGAGCCCCGGGAGCTACAGGAGTCCCCGGAACACCTG TGGAGAAAGACCTGGAAGAAAGACAGTGTAAGAAAG GAGCAAAGAACTGCAAGGAGCTGTTAGCTAGAGGGATCCGCATGAGCGGCTGGTACACCATCTACCCTAGTGACTGTAAAGCCATGACCGTGCTGTGTGACATGCACACAGATGGCGGAGGATGGATT GTGTTCCAGAGACGGGTGGATGGCTCTGTGGATTTTTTCCGTGACTGGAATACATACAAAAGAGGTTTtggcagccagctgtcagaattCTGGCTGGGGAACGAAAATATCCATCTGTTATCATTCCTTG TTCCCAACGAGCTTCGCATCGATCTCAGAGATTTTGACAACAACTATGAATTTGCTACATTCTCATCGTTCAAAATTGCCAGAGAGGCTGAGACATACACGCTGATAGTTGGACCCTTTGTGAATGGCACTGCAG GGGATTCTTTAACAACGCAAAACGGCATGATGTTTTCAACCTACGACCGTGACAACGACTGGTCTCCAGCTAACTGTGCTGAAGCCTTTAAAGGGGCCTGGTGGTACAGGGATTGTCATACATCCAACCTGAATGGATTATACCTGAGAGGAGCCCATGAAAGCTATGCTAATGGGGTAAACTGGAAGTCATCCAAATGGTACAACTACTCCTACAATATGGCAGAGATGAAAATCAGGCCCGTGTAG